In the genome of Equus asinus isolate D_3611 breed Donkey chromosome 9, EquAss-T2T_v2, whole genome shotgun sequence, one region contains:
- the BRD8 gene encoding bromodomain-containing protein 8 isoform X3: protein MAAGTGKHKLLSTGPTEPWSIREKLCLASSVMRSGDQNWVSVSRAIKPFAEPGRPPDWFSQKHCASQYSELLETTETPKRKRGEKGEVVETVEDVIVRKLTAERVEELKKVIKETQEKYRRLKRDAELIQAGHMDSRLDELCNDIAMKKKLEEEEAEVKRKATDAAYQARQAVKTPPRRLPTVMVRSPIDSASPGGDYPLGDLTATTVEETTSGVNENEMAVASGHLNNTGVLLEVGGVLPMIHGGEMQQTANTVAASPAASGAPTLSRLLEAGPTQFTTPLASFTTVASEPPVKLVPPPVESVSQATIVMMPALPAPSSTPAVSTPESIAPVSQPDTCVPMEAVGDPHTVTVSMDSNEISMIINSIKEECFRSGVAEDPGGSKAPSIDGKEDLDLAEKMDIAVSYTGEELDFETVGDIIAIIEDKVDDHPEVLDVAAVEAALSFCEENDDPQSLPGPWEHPIQQERDKPMPLPAPEMTVKQERLDFEDTENKGIHELVDVREPSVEIKMEPAEPEQGISGAEIVAGVVPATSMEPPELRSQDLDEEPRSTATGEIAEADVSSGKGDETPLTAVKTEASPESMLSPSHGSNPIEDPLEAETQHKFEMSDSLKEESGTIFGSQIKDAPGEDEEEDGVSEVASLEEPKEEDQGEGYLSEMDNEPPVSESDDGFSIHNATLQSHTLADSIPSSPASSQFSVCSEDQEAIQAQKIWKKAIMLVWRAAANHRYANVFLQPVTDDIAPGYHSIVQRPMDLSTIKKNIENGLIRSTAEFQRDIMLMFQNAVMYNSSDHDVYHMAVEMQRDVLEQIQQFLATQLIMQTSESGISAKSLRGRDSTRKQDASEKDSVPMGSPAFLLSLFDGGTRGRRCAIEADMKMKK from the exons ATGGCGGCAGGAACGGGTA AACACAAGCTGCTGAGTACTGGCCCCACAGAGCCATGGTCTATCCGAGAGAAGCTGTGTTTAGCATCTTCTGTCATGAGGAGTGGAGATCAAAATTG GGTATCAGTTAGCAGAGCAATCAAGCCCTTTGCAGAACCTGGCCGCCCTCCAGATTGGTTCTCTCAAAAA cattgtgCTTCTCAGTACTCGGAGCTTCTAGAGACCACTGAGACCCCAAA ACGGAAAAGAGGTGAAAAGGGAGAAGTGGTAGAAACTGTTGAAGATGTCATTGTTCGGAAACTGACTGCTGAACGAGTTGAGGAACTAAAGAAAGTGATAAAGGAAACCCAGGAAAAATATAG ACGGCTGAAAAGAGATGCAGAACTAATTCAAGCTGGGCACATGGACAGCAGACTGGATGAGCTTTGCAATGACATTGCGAT gaaaaaaaaattggaggaagaggaggctgaaGTAAAGAGGAAGGCTACAGATGCTGCATATCAGG CTCGTCAAGCAGTAAAAACACCCCCTCGGAGGTTACCCACTGTGATGGTCCGCTCTCCTATAGATTCTGCCTCCCCAGGAGGTGATTATCCACTTGGGGACTTGACTGCAACCACTGTGGAAGAGACGACCTCTGGG GTCAATGAGAATGAAATGGCTGTGGCTTCTGGCCACCTGAACAATACAGGTGTCCTCCTGGAGGTAGGCGGGGTCCTTCCCATGATACATGGTGGGGAGATGCAGCAAACAGCCAACACTGTTGCAGCCTCCCCTGCTGCCTCAG GTGCTCCCACTCTTTCCCGGCTTTTAGAAGCTGGTCCTACACAGTTCACCACACCTCTTGCTTCCTTCACTACTGTTGCCAGTGAACCTCCAGTTAAACTTGTGCCACCTCCTGTAGAGTCTGTGTCCCAGGCTACCATTGTCATGATGCCTGCGCTGCCAGCACCATCCTCTACTCCGGCTGTCTCCACTCCTGAGAGTATAGCTCCAG TGAGTCAGCCTGACACCTGTGTTCCCATGGAGGCTGTGGGGGATCCACATACTGTGACTGTTTCCATGGATAGCAATGAAATCTCCATGATCATCAATTCTATCAAAGAAGAATGTTTCCGATCAGGGGTAGCAGAGGACCCTGGAGGATCAAAGGCTCCCAGCATAGATGGGAAGGAAGATTTAGATCTGGCTGAGAAGATGGATATTGCTGTGTCTTATACAGGTGAAGAGCTGGACTTTGAAACTGTTGGAGACATCATTGCCATCATTGAAGACAAG GTAGATGATCATCCTGAAGTGCTGGATGTGGCAGCAGTGGAAGCAGCACTTTCATTCTGTGAAGAGAATGATGATCCCCAGTCCCTGCCTGGACCCTGGGAGCACCCTATCCAGCAGGAGCGGGACAAGCCAATGCCTCTCCCTGCACCAGAGATGACGGTCAAGCAAGAGAGGCTGGACTTTGAGgacacagaaaacaaaggaattcATGAACTGGTGGACGTCAGGGAGCCCAGTGTTGAGATCAAAATGGAACCTGCAGAACCAGAGCAAGGGATTTCAGGGGCTGAAATAGTAGCAGGAGTTGTTCCAGCCACAAGTATGGAGCCACCGGAACTCAGGAGTCAGGACTTAGACGAGGAACCCAGAAGTACTGCAACTGGAGAGATTGCTGAAGCAGATGTTTCCAGTGGGAAAGGCGATGAGACTCCACTTACAGCTGTAAAGACAGAG GCATCCCCTGAAAGCATGTTGTCTCCATCACATGGCTCAAATCCCATTGAGGATCCTTTAGAGGCAGAGACTCAGCACAAGTTTGAAATGTCAG ACTCATTGAAAGAAGAATCAGGGACTATTTTTGGAAGCCAGATAAAG GATGCCCCaggtgaggatgaggaggaagatgGAGTCAGTGAAGTGGCCAGCCTAGAGGAGCCTAAGGAAGAAGATCAAGGAGAAGGCTATTTGTCAGAAATGGATAATGAACCCCCTGTGAGCGAGAGTGATGATGGCTTTAGCATACACAATGCTACGCTGCAATCCCACACACTGGCAGACTCCATCCCCAGCAGCCCTGCTTCTTCGCAGTT ttctGTCTGTAGTGAGGATCAAGAAGCTATTCAGGCACAGAAAATCTGGAAGAAAGCCATCATGCTTGTATGGAGAGCTGCAGCTAATCATAG GTATGCCAATGTCTTCCTGCAGCCTGTTACAGATGATATAGCACCTGGCTACCACAGCATTGTACAGAG GCCTATGGATTTGTCAACTATtaagaaaaacattgaaaatgGACTGATCCGTAGCACAGCTGAATTTCAGCGTGACATTATGCTGATGTTCCAGAATGCTGTAATGTATAATAGCTCGGACCATGATGTCTATCACATGGCAGTAGAAATGCAGCGAGACGTCTTAGAGCAGATCCAG CAATTCCTGGCCACACAGTTGATTATGCAAACATCTGAGTCTGGGATCAGTGCTAAAAGTCTTCGAGGGAGAGATTCTACCCGCAAACAGGATGCTTCAGAGAAG GACAGTGTCCCCATGGgctctcctgccttccttctctctctcttt GATGGGGGAACCCGGGGCCGTCGCTGTGCCATTGAAGCAGATATGAAGATGAAAAAATGA
- the BRD8 gene encoding bromodomain-containing protein 8 isoform X1 has translation MAAGTGKHKLLSTGPTEPWSIREKLCLASSVMRSGDQNWVSVSRAIKPFAEPGRPPDWFSQKHCASQYSELLETTETPKRKRGEKGEVVETVEDVIVRKLTAERVEELKKVIKETQEKYRRLKRDAELIQAGHMDSRLDELCNDIAMKKKLEEEEAEVKRKATDAAYQARQAVKTPPRRLPTVMVRSPIDSASPGGDYPLGDLTATTVEETTSGVTPGTLPSTPVTSFPGIPDTLPPGSAPLEAPMTPVTDDSPQKKMLGQKATPPPSPLLSELLKKGSLLPTSPRLVNENEMAVASGHLNNTGVLLEVGGVLPMIHGGEMQQTANTVAASPAASGAPTLSRLLEAGPTQFTTPLASFTTVASEPPVKLVPPPVESVSQATIVMMPALPAPSSTPAVSTPESIAPVSQPDTCVPMEAVGDPHTVTVSMDSNEISMIINSIKEECFRSGVAEDPGGSKAPSIDGKEDLDLAEKMDIAVSYTGEELDFETVGDIIAIIEDKVDDHPEVLDVAAVEAALSFCEENDDPQSLPGPWEHPIQQERDKPMPLPAPEMTVKQERLDFEDTENKGIHELVDVREPSVEIKMEPAEPEQGISGAEIVAGVVPATSMEPPELRSQDLDEEPRSTATGEIAEADVSSGKGDETPLTAVKTEASPESMLSPSHGSNPIEDPLEAETQHKFEMSDSLKEESGTIFGSQIKDAPGEDEEEDGVSEVASLEEPKEEDQGEGYLSEMDNEPPVSESDDGFSIHNATLQSHTLADSIPSSPASSQFSVCSEDQEAIQAQKIWKKAIMLVWRAAANHRYANVFLQPVTDDIAPGYHSIVQRPMDLSTIKKNIENGLIRSTAEFQRDIMLMFQNAVMYNSSDHDVYHMAVEMQRDVLEQIQQFLATQLIMQTSESGISAKSLRGRDSTRKQDASEKDSVPMGSPAFLLSLFDGGTRGRRCAIEADMKMKK, from the exons ATGGCGGCAGGAACGGGTA AACACAAGCTGCTGAGTACTGGCCCCACAGAGCCATGGTCTATCCGAGAGAAGCTGTGTTTAGCATCTTCTGTCATGAGGAGTGGAGATCAAAATTG GGTATCAGTTAGCAGAGCAATCAAGCCCTTTGCAGAACCTGGCCGCCCTCCAGATTGGTTCTCTCAAAAA cattgtgCTTCTCAGTACTCGGAGCTTCTAGAGACCACTGAGACCCCAAA ACGGAAAAGAGGTGAAAAGGGAGAAGTGGTAGAAACTGTTGAAGATGTCATTGTTCGGAAACTGACTGCTGAACGAGTTGAGGAACTAAAGAAAGTGATAAAGGAAACCCAGGAAAAATATAG ACGGCTGAAAAGAGATGCAGAACTAATTCAAGCTGGGCACATGGACAGCAGACTGGATGAGCTTTGCAATGACATTGCGAT gaaaaaaaaattggaggaagaggaggctgaaGTAAAGAGGAAGGCTACAGATGCTGCATATCAGG CTCGTCAAGCAGTAAAAACACCCCCTCGGAGGTTACCCACTGTGATGGTCCGCTCTCCTATAGATTCTGCCTCCCCAGGAGGTGATTATCCACTTGGGGACTTGACTGCAACCACTGTGGAAGAGACGACCTCTGGG GTAACCCCTGGGACTTTGCCGAGTACCCCAGTCACCTCGTTTCCTGGGATTCCTGACACCCTTCCTCCAGGCTCTGCACCCTTAGAAGCCCCCATGACCCCAGTAACAGATGATTCACCCCAGAAAAAGATGCTTGGACAGAAAGCaactccacccccctcccctctgctgtCAGAGCTCTTGAAGAAGGGCAGCCTCCTGCCTACTAGCCCCAGACTG GTCAATGAGAATGAAATGGCTGTGGCTTCTGGCCACCTGAACAATACAGGTGTCCTCCTGGAGGTAGGCGGGGTCCTTCCCATGATACATGGTGGGGAGATGCAGCAAACAGCCAACACTGTTGCAGCCTCCCCTGCTGCCTCAG GTGCTCCCACTCTTTCCCGGCTTTTAGAAGCTGGTCCTACACAGTTCACCACACCTCTTGCTTCCTTCACTACTGTTGCCAGTGAACCTCCAGTTAAACTTGTGCCACCTCCTGTAGAGTCTGTGTCCCAGGCTACCATTGTCATGATGCCTGCGCTGCCAGCACCATCCTCTACTCCGGCTGTCTCCACTCCTGAGAGTATAGCTCCAG TGAGTCAGCCTGACACCTGTGTTCCCATGGAGGCTGTGGGGGATCCACATACTGTGACTGTTTCCATGGATAGCAATGAAATCTCCATGATCATCAATTCTATCAAAGAAGAATGTTTCCGATCAGGGGTAGCAGAGGACCCTGGAGGATCAAAGGCTCCCAGCATAGATGGGAAGGAAGATTTAGATCTGGCTGAGAAGATGGATATTGCTGTGTCTTATACAGGTGAAGAGCTGGACTTTGAAACTGTTGGAGACATCATTGCCATCATTGAAGACAAG GTAGATGATCATCCTGAAGTGCTGGATGTGGCAGCAGTGGAAGCAGCACTTTCATTCTGTGAAGAGAATGATGATCCCCAGTCCCTGCCTGGACCCTGGGAGCACCCTATCCAGCAGGAGCGGGACAAGCCAATGCCTCTCCCTGCACCAGAGATGACGGTCAAGCAAGAGAGGCTGGACTTTGAGgacacagaaaacaaaggaattcATGAACTGGTGGACGTCAGGGAGCCCAGTGTTGAGATCAAAATGGAACCTGCAGAACCAGAGCAAGGGATTTCAGGGGCTGAAATAGTAGCAGGAGTTGTTCCAGCCACAAGTATGGAGCCACCGGAACTCAGGAGTCAGGACTTAGACGAGGAACCCAGAAGTACTGCAACTGGAGAGATTGCTGAAGCAGATGTTTCCAGTGGGAAAGGCGATGAGACTCCACTTACAGCTGTAAAGACAGAG GCATCCCCTGAAAGCATGTTGTCTCCATCACATGGCTCAAATCCCATTGAGGATCCTTTAGAGGCAGAGACTCAGCACAAGTTTGAAATGTCAG ACTCATTGAAAGAAGAATCAGGGACTATTTTTGGAAGCCAGATAAAG GATGCCCCaggtgaggatgaggaggaagatgGAGTCAGTGAAGTGGCCAGCCTAGAGGAGCCTAAGGAAGAAGATCAAGGAGAAGGCTATTTGTCAGAAATGGATAATGAACCCCCTGTGAGCGAGAGTGATGATGGCTTTAGCATACACAATGCTACGCTGCAATCCCACACACTGGCAGACTCCATCCCCAGCAGCCCTGCTTCTTCGCAGTT ttctGTCTGTAGTGAGGATCAAGAAGCTATTCAGGCACAGAAAATCTGGAAGAAAGCCATCATGCTTGTATGGAGAGCTGCAGCTAATCATAG GTATGCCAATGTCTTCCTGCAGCCTGTTACAGATGATATAGCACCTGGCTACCACAGCATTGTACAGAG GCCTATGGATTTGTCAACTATtaagaaaaacattgaaaatgGACTGATCCGTAGCACAGCTGAATTTCAGCGTGACATTATGCTGATGTTCCAGAATGCTGTAATGTATAATAGCTCGGACCATGATGTCTATCACATGGCAGTAGAAATGCAGCGAGACGTCTTAGAGCAGATCCAG CAATTCCTGGCCACACAGTTGATTATGCAAACATCTGAGTCTGGGATCAGTGCTAAAAGTCTTCGAGGGAGAGATTCTACCCGCAAACAGGATGCTTCAGAGAAG GACAGTGTCCCCATGGgctctcctgccttccttctctctctcttt GATGGGGGAACCCGGGGCCGTCGCTGTGCCATTGAAGCAGATATGAAGATGAAAAAATGA
- the BRD8 gene encoding bromodomain-containing protein 8 isoform X2, producing the protein MAAGTGKHKLLSTGPTEPWSIREKLCLASSVMRSGDQNWVSVSRAIKPFAEPGRPPDWFSQKHCASQYSELLETTETPKRKRGEKGEVVETVEDVIVRKLTAERVEELKKVIKETQEKYRRLKRDAELIQAGHMDSRLDELCNDIAMKKKLEEEEAEVKRKATDAAYQARQAVKTPPRRLPTVMVRSPIDSASPGGDYPLGDLTATTVEETTSGVTPGTLPSTPVTSFPGIPDTLPPGSAPLEAPMTPVTDDSPQKKMLGQKATPPPSPLLSELLKKGSLLPTSPRLVNENEMAVASGHLNNTGVLLEVGGVLPMIHGGEMQQTANTVAASPAASGAPTLSRLLEAGPTQFTTPLASFTTVASEPPVKLVPPPVESVSQATIVMMPALPAPSSTPAVSTPESIAPVSQPDTCVPMEAVGDPHTVTVSMDSNEISMIINSIKEECFRSGVAEDPGGSKAPSIDGKEDLDLAEKMDIAVSYTGEELDFETVGDIIAIIEDKVDDHPEVLDVAAVEAALSFCEENDDPQSLPGPWEHPIQQERDKPMPLPAPEMTVKQERLDFEDTENKGIHELVDVREPSVEIKMEPAEPEQGISGAEIVAGVVPATSMEPPELRSQDLDEEPRSTATGEIAEADVSSGKGDETPLTAVKTEASPESMLSPSHGSNPIEDPLEAETQHKFEMSDSLKEESGTIFGSQIKDAPGEDEEEDGVSEVASLEEPKEEDQGEGYLSEMDNEPPVSESDDGFSIHNATLQSHTLADSIPSSPASSQFSVCSEDQEAIQAQKIWKKAIMLVWRAAANHRYANVFLQPVTDDIAPGYHSIVQRPMDLSTIKKNIENGLIRSTAEFQRDIMLMFQNAVMYNSSDHDVYHMAVEMQRDVLEQIQQFLATQLIMQTSESGISAKSLRGRDSTRKQDASEKDGGTRGRRCAIEADMKMKK; encoded by the exons ATGGCGGCAGGAACGGGTA AACACAAGCTGCTGAGTACTGGCCCCACAGAGCCATGGTCTATCCGAGAGAAGCTGTGTTTAGCATCTTCTGTCATGAGGAGTGGAGATCAAAATTG GGTATCAGTTAGCAGAGCAATCAAGCCCTTTGCAGAACCTGGCCGCCCTCCAGATTGGTTCTCTCAAAAA cattgtgCTTCTCAGTACTCGGAGCTTCTAGAGACCACTGAGACCCCAAA ACGGAAAAGAGGTGAAAAGGGAGAAGTGGTAGAAACTGTTGAAGATGTCATTGTTCGGAAACTGACTGCTGAACGAGTTGAGGAACTAAAGAAAGTGATAAAGGAAACCCAGGAAAAATATAG ACGGCTGAAAAGAGATGCAGAACTAATTCAAGCTGGGCACATGGACAGCAGACTGGATGAGCTTTGCAATGACATTGCGAT gaaaaaaaaattggaggaagaggaggctgaaGTAAAGAGGAAGGCTACAGATGCTGCATATCAGG CTCGTCAAGCAGTAAAAACACCCCCTCGGAGGTTACCCACTGTGATGGTCCGCTCTCCTATAGATTCTGCCTCCCCAGGAGGTGATTATCCACTTGGGGACTTGACTGCAACCACTGTGGAAGAGACGACCTCTGGG GTAACCCCTGGGACTTTGCCGAGTACCCCAGTCACCTCGTTTCCTGGGATTCCTGACACCCTTCCTCCAGGCTCTGCACCCTTAGAAGCCCCCATGACCCCAGTAACAGATGATTCACCCCAGAAAAAGATGCTTGGACAGAAAGCaactccacccccctcccctctgctgtCAGAGCTCTTGAAGAAGGGCAGCCTCCTGCCTACTAGCCCCAGACTG GTCAATGAGAATGAAATGGCTGTGGCTTCTGGCCACCTGAACAATACAGGTGTCCTCCTGGAGGTAGGCGGGGTCCTTCCCATGATACATGGTGGGGAGATGCAGCAAACAGCCAACACTGTTGCAGCCTCCCCTGCTGCCTCAG GTGCTCCCACTCTTTCCCGGCTTTTAGAAGCTGGTCCTACACAGTTCACCACACCTCTTGCTTCCTTCACTACTGTTGCCAGTGAACCTCCAGTTAAACTTGTGCCACCTCCTGTAGAGTCTGTGTCCCAGGCTACCATTGTCATGATGCCTGCGCTGCCAGCACCATCCTCTACTCCGGCTGTCTCCACTCCTGAGAGTATAGCTCCAG TGAGTCAGCCTGACACCTGTGTTCCCATGGAGGCTGTGGGGGATCCACATACTGTGACTGTTTCCATGGATAGCAATGAAATCTCCATGATCATCAATTCTATCAAAGAAGAATGTTTCCGATCAGGGGTAGCAGAGGACCCTGGAGGATCAAAGGCTCCCAGCATAGATGGGAAGGAAGATTTAGATCTGGCTGAGAAGATGGATATTGCTGTGTCTTATACAGGTGAAGAGCTGGACTTTGAAACTGTTGGAGACATCATTGCCATCATTGAAGACAAG GTAGATGATCATCCTGAAGTGCTGGATGTGGCAGCAGTGGAAGCAGCACTTTCATTCTGTGAAGAGAATGATGATCCCCAGTCCCTGCCTGGACCCTGGGAGCACCCTATCCAGCAGGAGCGGGACAAGCCAATGCCTCTCCCTGCACCAGAGATGACGGTCAAGCAAGAGAGGCTGGACTTTGAGgacacagaaaacaaaggaattcATGAACTGGTGGACGTCAGGGAGCCCAGTGTTGAGATCAAAATGGAACCTGCAGAACCAGAGCAAGGGATTTCAGGGGCTGAAATAGTAGCAGGAGTTGTTCCAGCCACAAGTATGGAGCCACCGGAACTCAGGAGTCAGGACTTAGACGAGGAACCCAGAAGTACTGCAACTGGAGAGATTGCTGAAGCAGATGTTTCCAGTGGGAAAGGCGATGAGACTCCACTTACAGCTGTAAAGACAGAG GCATCCCCTGAAAGCATGTTGTCTCCATCACATGGCTCAAATCCCATTGAGGATCCTTTAGAGGCAGAGACTCAGCACAAGTTTGAAATGTCAG ACTCATTGAAAGAAGAATCAGGGACTATTTTTGGAAGCCAGATAAAG GATGCCCCaggtgaggatgaggaggaagatgGAGTCAGTGAAGTGGCCAGCCTAGAGGAGCCTAAGGAAGAAGATCAAGGAGAAGGCTATTTGTCAGAAATGGATAATGAACCCCCTGTGAGCGAGAGTGATGATGGCTTTAGCATACACAATGCTACGCTGCAATCCCACACACTGGCAGACTCCATCCCCAGCAGCCCTGCTTCTTCGCAGTT ttctGTCTGTAGTGAGGATCAAGAAGCTATTCAGGCACAGAAAATCTGGAAGAAAGCCATCATGCTTGTATGGAGAGCTGCAGCTAATCATAG GTATGCCAATGTCTTCCTGCAGCCTGTTACAGATGATATAGCACCTGGCTACCACAGCATTGTACAGAG GCCTATGGATTTGTCAACTATtaagaaaaacattgaaaatgGACTGATCCGTAGCACAGCTGAATTTCAGCGTGACATTATGCTGATGTTCCAGAATGCTGTAATGTATAATAGCTCGGACCATGATGTCTATCACATGGCAGTAGAAATGCAGCGAGACGTCTTAGAGCAGATCCAG CAATTCCTGGCCACACAGTTGATTATGCAAACATCTGAGTCTGGGATCAGTGCTAAAAGTCTTCGAGGGAGAGATTCTACCCGCAAACAGGATGCTTCAGAGAAG GATGGGGGAACCCGGGGCCGTCGCTGTGCCATTGAAGCAGATATGAAGATGAAAAAATGA
- the BRD8 gene encoding bromodomain-containing protein 8 isoform X4 produces the protein MAAGTGKHKLLSTGPTEPWSIREKLCLASSVMRSGDQNWVSVSRAIKPFAEPGRPPDWFSQKHCASQYSELLETTETPKRKRGEKGEVVETVEDVIVRKLTAERVEELKKVIKETQEKYRRLKRDAELIQAGHMDSRLDELCNDIAMKKKLEEEEAEVKRKATDAAYQARQAVKTPPRRLPTVMVRSPIDSASPGGDYPLGDLTATTVEETTSGVNENEMAVASGHLNNTGVLLEVGGVLPMIHGGEMQQTANTVAASPAASGAPTLSRLLEAGPTQFTTPLASFTTVASEPPVKLVPPPVESVSQATIVMMPALPAPSSTPAVSTPESIAPVSQPDTCVPMEAVGDPHTVTVSMDSNEISMIINSIKEECFRSGVAEDPGGSKAPSIDGKEDLDLAEKMDIAVSYTGEELDFETVGDIIAIIEDKVDDHPEVLDVAAVEAALSFCEENDDPQSLPGPWEHPIQQERDKPMPLPAPEMTVKQERLDFEDTENKGIHELVDVREPSVEIKMEPAEPEQGISGAEIVAGVVPATSMEPPELRSQDLDEEPRSTATGEIAEADVSSGKGDETPLTAVKTEASPESMLSPSHGSNPIEDPLEAETQHKFEMSDSLKEESGTIFGSQIKDAPGEDEEEDGVSEVASLEEPKEEDQGEGYLSEMDNEPPVSESDDGFSIHNATLQSHTLADSIPSSPASSQFSVCSEDQEAIQAQKIWKKAIMLVWRAAANHRYANVFLQPVTDDIAPGYHSIVQRPMDLSTIKKNIENGLIRSTAEFQRDIMLMFQNAVMYNSSDHDVYHMAVEMQRDVLEQIQQFLATQLIMQTSESGISAKSLRGRDSTRKQDASEKDGGTRGRRCAIEADMKMKK, from the exons ATGGCGGCAGGAACGGGTA AACACAAGCTGCTGAGTACTGGCCCCACAGAGCCATGGTCTATCCGAGAGAAGCTGTGTTTAGCATCTTCTGTCATGAGGAGTGGAGATCAAAATTG GGTATCAGTTAGCAGAGCAATCAAGCCCTTTGCAGAACCTGGCCGCCCTCCAGATTGGTTCTCTCAAAAA cattgtgCTTCTCAGTACTCGGAGCTTCTAGAGACCACTGAGACCCCAAA ACGGAAAAGAGGTGAAAAGGGAGAAGTGGTAGAAACTGTTGAAGATGTCATTGTTCGGAAACTGACTGCTGAACGAGTTGAGGAACTAAAGAAAGTGATAAAGGAAACCCAGGAAAAATATAG ACGGCTGAAAAGAGATGCAGAACTAATTCAAGCTGGGCACATGGACAGCAGACTGGATGAGCTTTGCAATGACATTGCGAT gaaaaaaaaattggaggaagaggaggctgaaGTAAAGAGGAAGGCTACAGATGCTGCATATCAGG CTCGTCAAGCAGTAAAAACACCCCCTCGGAGGTTACCCACTGTGATGGTCCGCTCTCCTATAGATTCTGCCTCCCCAGGAGGTGATTATCCACTTGGGGACTTGACTGCAACCACTGTGGAAGAGACGACCTCTGGG GTCAATGAGAATGAAATGGCTGTGGCTTCTGGCCACCTGAACAATACAGGTGTCCTCCTGGAGGTAGGCGGGGTCCTTCCCATGATACATGGTGGGGAGATGCAGCAAACAGCCAACACTGTTGCAGCCTCCCCTGCTGCCTCAG GTGCTCCCACTCTTTCCCGGCTTTTAGAAGCTGGTCCTACACAGTTCACCACACCTCTTGCTTCCTTCACTACTGTTGCCAGTGAACCTCCAGTTAAACTTGTGCCACCTCCTGTAGAGTCTGTGTCCCAGGCTACCATTGTCATGATGCCTGCGCTGCCAGCACCATCCTCTACTCCGGCTGTCTCCACTCCTGAGAGTATAGCTCCAG TGAGTCAGCCTGACACCTGTGTTCCCATGGAGGCTGTGGGGGATCCACATACTGTGACTGTTTCCATGGATAGCAATGAAATCTCCATGATCATCAATTCTATCAAAGAAGAATGTTTCCGATCAGGGGTAGCAGAGGACCCTGGAGGATCAAAGGCTCCCAGCATAGATGGGAAGGAAGATTTAGATCTGGCTGAGAAGATGGATATTGCTGTGTCTTATACAGGTGAAGAGCTGGACTTTGAAACTGTTGGAGACATCATTGCCATCATTGAAGACAAG GTAGATGATCATCCTGAAGTGCTGGATGTGGCAGCAGTGGAAGCAGCACTTTCATTCTGTGAAGAGAATGATGATCCCCAGTCCCTGCCTGGACCCTGGGAGCACCCTATCCAGCAGGAGCGGGACAAGCCAATGCCTCTCCCTGCACCAGAGATGACGGTCAAGCAAGAGAGGCTGGACTTTGAGgacacagaaaacaaaggaattcATGAACTGGTGGACGTCAGGGAGCCCAGTGTTGAGATCAAAATGGAACCTGCAGAACCAGAGCAAGGGATTTCAGGGGCTGAAATAGTAGCAGGAGTTGTTCCAGCCACAAGTATGGAGCCACCGGAACTCAGGAGTCAGGACTTAGACGAGGAACCCAGAAGTACTGCAACTGGAGAGATTGCTGAAGCAGATGTTTCCAGTGGGAAAGGCGATGAGACTCCACTTACAGCTGTAAAGACAGAG GCATCCCCTGAAAGCATGTTGTCTCCATCACATGGCTCAAATCCCATTGAGGATCCTTTAGAGGCAGAGACTCAGCACAAGTTTGAAATGTCAG ACTCATTGAAAGAAGAATCAGGGACTATTTTTGGAAGCCAGATAAAG GATGCCCCaggtgaggatgaggaggaagatgGAGTCAGTGAAGTGGCCAGCCTAGAGGAGCCTAAGGAAGAAGATCAAGGAGAAGGCTATTTGTCAGAAATGGATAATGAACCCCCTGTGAGCGAGAGTGATGATGGCTTTAGCATACACAATGCTACGCTGCAATCCCACACACTGGCAGACTCCATCCCCAGCAGCCCTGCTTCTTCGCAGTT ttctGTCTGTAGTGAGGATCAAGAAGCTATTCAGGCACAGAAAATCTGGAAGAAAGCCATCATGCTTGTATGGAGAGCTGCAGCTAATCATAG GTATGCCAATGTCTTCCTGCAGCCTGTTACAGATGATATAGCACCTGGCTACCACAGCATTGTACAGAG GCCTATGGATTTGTCAACTATtaagaaaaacattgaaaatgGACTGATCCGTAGCACAGCTGAATTTCAGCGTGACATTATGCTGATGTTCCAGAATGCTGTAATGTATAATAGCTCGGACCATGATGTCTATCACATGGCAGTAGAAATGCAGCGAGACGTCTTAGAGCAGATCCAG CAATTCCTGGCCACACAGTTGATTATGCAAACATCTGAGTCTGGGATCAGTGCTAAAAGTCTTCGAGGGAGAGATTCTACCCGCAAACAGGATGCTTCAGAGAAG GATGGGGGAACCCGGGGCCGTCGCTGTGCCATTGAAGCAGATATGAAGATGAAAAAATGA